From Helicobacter sp. 12S02232-10, one genomic window encodes:
- a CDS encoding Sua5 YciO YrdC YwlC family protein: MNQNLIYLAQTDTTAGLLSADFKKLNVIKERSPHQRVLIEVDSLSVLKNSVRVPQRFKNRVRRSHKSTFIFPDKQAFRVIKDEVHLGFLKKFTQMYSTSANKTGRPFDYQKAFEMCEVVVLDSRGIFCGNPSKIFKINQSKIIRIR; the protein is encoded by the coding sequence ATGAATCAAAATCTCATTTATCTTGCTCAAACTGATACCACAGCGGGGCTTTTGAGCGCAGATTTTAAAAAGCTCAATGTAATCAAAGAAAGATCACCACACCAGCGAGTTTTGATTGAAGTCGATTCTTTGAGTGTGTTAAAAAACTCTGTGAGAGTTCCGCAACGCTTTAAAAATCGCGTTCGCAGATCGCATAAAAGCACGTTTATTTTTCCTGATAAGCAAGCTTTTCGCGTTATTAAAGACGAGGTTCATTTGGGATTTTTAAAAAAATTCACTCAGATGTATTCAACTTCTGCGAATAAAACTGGACGTCCTTTTGATTATCAAAAGGCTTTTGAGATGTGTGAAGTGGTTGTTTTGGATTCTAGAGGTATTTTTTGCGGCAATCCGTCTAAGATTTTTAAAATCAATCAATCAAAAATAATCAGAATAAGATAA